A genomic segment from Tissierellales bacterium encodes:
- a CDS encoding FAD-dependent oxidoreductase, with protein sequence MKDEKIVIIGGVAGGASAAARLRRLNEKSEIIMLEKGEHISFANCGLPYYIGGVIESRDSLLVQTPEAMKARFNIDVRVLNEVMRIDREKKEIEIKKLETGELYLESYDKLILSPGSIPLRPPIPGIDSEKIFTLWNIRDVDAIYNYIDEKKPQNAIVIGGGFIGIETAENLRDRGLNVTLVEMANQIMAALDIEMAEIVQNNVRENGIRLILQNGVKTFHDLGKSIRVELQNGDEIEADMVMLSIGVRPQSKLAIDAGLEVNERKGIVVDDHMMTSDPYIYAIGDAIEVEDYIS encoded by the coding sequence TTAGGAGACTAAATGAAAAAAGTGAAATAATAATGTTAGAAAAAGGAGAGCATATATCATTTGCAAATTGCGGTCTTCCGTATTATATTGGAGGCGTTATTGAGTCAAGGGATTCACTATTAGTTCAGACTCCAGAAGCAATGAAGGCTAGATTTAATATTGACGTAAGAGTTTTAAATGAAGTTATGCGAATAGATCGTGAGAAAAAGGAAATTGAAATAAAGAAATTAGAAACAGGGGAATTGTATTTAGAAAGTTATGACAAATTGATACTTTCGCCGGGGTCAATTCCATTAAGACCTCCTATTCCGGGGATAGATTCAGAGAAAATATTTACACTTTGGAATATAAGGGATGTAGATGCGATATACAATTATATAGATGAAAAGAAGCCTCAAAATGCTATAGTTATAGGTGGAGGATTTATAGGAATAGAAACTGCTGAAAATTTAAGAGATAGAGGATTAAATGTAACCTTAGTAGAGATGGCAAATCAGATAATGGCAGCGCTAGATATTGAAATGGCTGAGATAGTACAAAATAATGTAAGAGAGAATGGAATAAGATTGATTTTGCAAAATGGAGTAAAGACATTTCATGATTTAGGAAAATCCATTAGAGTAGAGCTACAAAATGGAGATGAAATAGAAGCAGATATGGTTATGCTGTCGATAGGAGTTAGACCACAGTCGAAATTAGCTATTGATGCAGGGCTTGAGGTAAATGAAAGAAAGGGAATCGTAGTAGATGATCATATGATGACGAGCGATCCATATATATATGCTATAGGAGATGCAATAGAAGTTGAGGATTATATAAGT